One genomic region from Sciurus carolinensis chromosome 2, mSciCar1.2, whole genome shotgun sequence encodes:
- the Ripor3 gene encoding RIPOR family member 3 isoform X2 — MVTAMSVRVRFLSPGDAGAVGAVGRSASFAGFSGAQSRRIAKSLTRSSVRPRTPGRPSRTYGTLRKGSVCLDPQPQQVKRIFEALKRGLKQHLCAQQAELDYLCGRHADARRDSRLAFYYDLDKQTRWVERHIRRMEFHISKVEELYEGYCVQCRLRDGATNMQRAFSQGPPSRASRESLQELGRSLHACAQDMWLIEGALEVHLGELHVRMKGLVGYARLCPGDQYEVLMRLGCQRWRLKGRIESDGSQTWEEEEKAFVPTLHENLEIKVTELRGLSSLAVGTVTCDIADFFTTQPRMVVVDVTELGTIKLQLEVLWNPFDSESLLVSPSPTGKFSTGSRKGSLYHWTPPSTPSFRERYYLSALQQPVQQAPLLGGPRAPSILSYLSESDLQGPSLRSQSQELPEMDSFSSEDPRDTETSTSASTSDVAVLPLAAGPAASIEEEAQEGCPPLGLLPVMAQPAGGSLVEQPGWRNLGAGSPNTPQAALFHSCALPSSRKGQEGGESGAGVDRPAGAPERPLQEVLELLRSTDPAHPQLRELEYQVLGFRDRLQARQEPVSTESLMDCILESFAFLNADLAPDELSLFGGSRDPREDRTPPAPSRKAPSRELRAGAGELDAVLVVHLQVCKALLQDCLLEEAAQQKQVLETLSDLDFDKVGKATSVEDIIPQASRRKGCLKLWHGCTGPGAVLSCPATTLLSQLKRTFLHRVRGRHSGQLETVCHRLLEQVVSCSGLLPTAGLPEQQTVTWFQFHSYLQKQSVSDLETHFAQLTKEVTLTQELLCAGQVKTVRKLRGKRLGLLQPLPQTLRAWALLQLDGPPRVCRAARARLASAAKHRSFREKALLFYTNALSESDARLQQAACTALQQLRGIESIDQIASLCQSDLEAVRNAAREATLSFGEKGRSAFEKMDKLRLEQGDAFCQEADVEITIF; from the exons GCAGCACCTGTGCGCGCAGCAGGCGGAGCTGGACTACCTGTGTGGACGCCACGCAGATGCCCGCAGGGACTCCAGGCTG GCTTTCTACTACGACCTGGACAAG CAAACGCGCTGGGTGGAGAGGCACATCCGGAGGATGGAGTTCCACATCAGCAAG GTGGAGGAGCTGTATGAGGGCTACTGCGTCCAGTGCCGCCTGCGCGACGGGGCGACCAACATGCAGCGCGCCTTCTCCCAGGGCCCGCCCAGCCGCGCCTCCCGCGAGAGCCTGCAGGAGCTGGGCCGCAGCCTGCACGCGTGCGCCCAG GACATGTGGCTCATCGAGGGTGCGCTGGAGGTCCACCTGGGCGAGCTCCACGTCAGGATGAAAG GCTTGGTGGGCTATGCACGCCTCTGTCCAGGAGACCAGTACGAG GTGCTCATGCGCCTGGGCTGCCAGCGCTGGAGGCTGAAGGGCCGGATCGAGTCGGACGGCAGCCagacctgggaggaggaggagaaggcctTCGTCCCCACGCTGCACGAGAACCTGGAGATCAAG GTGACGGAGCTGCGCGGCCTGAGCTCGCTGGCGGTGGGCACCGTGACCTGCGACATCGCCGACTTCTTCACGACGCAGCCGCGGATGGTGGTGGTGGACGTCACGGAGCTGGGCACCATCAAGCTGCAGCTGGAGGTGCTGTGGAA CCCATTCGACTCCGAGAGCCTCCTGGTGTCACCCAGCCCCACAGGCAAGTTTTCCACGGGCAGCAGAAAGGGCTCCTTGTACCACTGGACTCCACCGAGCACCCCCAGCTTCCGGGAGAGATACTACCTG TCTGCCCTGCAGCAGCCAGTGCAGCAGGCCCCACTGCTCGGGGGGCCGCGGGCCCCCTCCATCCTCAGCTACCTGTCCGAAAGTGACCTCCAGGGCCCTAGCCTGCGAAGCCAGAGTCAGGAGCTGCCAGAGATGGACTCCTTCAGCTCCGAGGACCCCCGAGACACAGAGACCAGCACGTCAGCCTCCACCTCGGATGTGGCGGTCCTGCCCCTGGCCGCTGGCCCCGCTGCCTCCATCGAAGAAGAGGCCCAAGAGGGGTGCCCTCCCCTTGGCCTCCTGCCAGTGATGGCCCAACCGGCAGGCGGCTCGCTTGTGGAGCAGCCTGGCTGGAGGAACCTGGGCGCAGGGAGCCCCAACACGCCGCAGGCCGCCCTGTTCCACAGCTGCGCTCTCCCGAGCAGCCGGAAGGgccaggaaggaggagaaagtgGGGCTGGAGTGGACAGGCCTGCCGGAGCCCCCGAGAGGCCtctgcaggaggtcctggagttACTGAGGTCCACCGACCCCGCCCATCCCCAGCTCCGGGAGCTGGAGTACCAGGTCCTCGGCTTCAGGGACCGGCTACAG GCCCGGCAGGAGCCCGTCTCCACCGAGAGTCTGATGGACTGCATACTGGAGAGCTTCGCCTTCCTCAACGCCGACCTCGCGCCCGACGAGCTGTCCCTGTTTGGGGGCTCCCGGGATCCCCG GGAAGACCGGACCCCACCCGCGCCGTCCCGGAAGGCGCCCTCCAGGGAGCTCAGGGCGGGGGCGGGCGAGCTGGACGCGGTGCTCGTAGTCCACCTTCAGGTCTGCAAGGCCCTGCTGCAG GATTGCCTTCTGGAAGAAGCGGCACAGCAAAAGCAAGTTCTGGAGACGCTCTCTGACCTTGATTTTGACAAGGTCGGCAAGGCGACGTCAGTTGAAGACA TCATCCCGCAGGCTTCGCGCAGGAAGGGCTGCCTGAAGCTGTGGCACGGATGCACCGGCCCCGGCGCAGTCCTGTCCTGCCCTGCCACCACGCTCCTGAGCCAGCTCAAGAGGACGTTCCTGCACAGAGTGCGAGGGAGACACTCAGGACAGCTGGAAACAG TGTGCCACAGGCTCCTGGAGCAGGTGGTCAGCTGCAGTGGGCTGCTCCCCACAGCCGGGCTCCCGGAGCAGCAGACCGTGACCTGGTTCCAGTTTCACAGCTACCTGCAGAAGCAGAGCGTCTCTGACCTGGAGACGCACTTCGCCCAGCTCACCAAGGAAG TCACCCTCACCCAGGAGCTGCTCTGCGCAGGGCAGGTCAAGACCGTCCGCAAGCTGCGGGGAAAGAGGCTGGGCCTGCTGCAGCCGCTGCCCCAGACCCTGAGAGCCTGGGCACTGCTGCAGCTCGACGGGCCCCCGAGGGTGTGCAGGGCGGCCAGGGCTCGCCTGGCCAGCGCGGCCAAGCACAGAAGCTTCCGGGAGAAG GCTCTGCTCTTCTACACCAACGCCCTGAGCGAGAGCGACGCCAGGCTCCAGCAGGCTGCGTGCACGGCGCTGCAGCAGCTCAGG GGCATCGAAAGCATTGATCAGATTGCCAGCCTGTGCCAGTCTGACCTGGAGGCCGTGCGGAATGCAGCCCGGGAAGCCACACTGTCATTTG GTGAAAAAGGACGCTCAGCTTTTGAGAAGATGGACAAACTTCGCTTAGAACAAGGAGACGCCTTTTGCCAGGAAGCAGATGTGGAAATCACGATATTTTAA
- the Ripor3 gene encoding RIPOR family member 3 isoform X1 has product MVTAMSVRVRFLSPGDAGAVGAVGRSASFAGFSGAQSRRIAKSLTRSSVRPRTPGRPSRTYGTLRKGSVCLDPQPQQVKRIFEALKRGLKQHLCAQQAELDYLCGRHADARRDSRLAFYYDLDKQTRWVERHIRRMEFHISKVEELYEGYCVQCRLRDGATNMQRAFSQGPPSRASRESLQELGRSLHACAQDMWLIEGALEVHLGELHVRMKGLVGYARLCPGDQYEVLMRLGCQRWRLKGRIESDGSQTWEEEEKAFVPTLHENLEIKVTELRGLSSLAVGTVTCDIADFFTTQPRMVVVDVTELGTIKLQLEVLWNPFDSESLLVSPSPTGKFSTGSRKGSLYHWTPPSTPSFRERYYLSALQQPVQQAPLLGGPRAPSILSYLSESDLQGPSLRSQSQELPEMDSFSSEDPRDTETSTSASTSDVAVLPLAAGPAASIEEEAQEGCPPLGLLPVMAQPAGGSLVEQPGWRNLGAGSPNTPQAALFHSCALPSSRKGQEGGESGAGVDRPAGAPERPLQEVLELLRSTDPAHPQLRELEYQVLGFRDRLQARQEPVSTESLMDCILESFAFLNADLAPDELSLFGGSRDPREDRTPPAPSRKAPSRELRAGAGELDAVLVVHLQVCKALLQKLASPNLSRMVQDCLLEEAAQQKQVLETLSDLDFDKVGKATSVEDIIPQASRRKGCLKLWHGCTGPGAVLSCPATTLLSQLKRTFLHRVRGRHSGQLETVCHRLLEQVVSCSGLLPTAGLPEQQTVTWFQFHSYLQKQSVSDLETHFAQLTKEVTLTQELLCAGQVKTVRKLRGKRLGLLQPLPQTLRAWALLQLDGPPRVCRAARARLASAAKHRSFREKALLFYTNALSESDARLQQAACTALQQLRGIESIDQIASLCQSDLEAVRNAAREATLSFGEKGRSAFEKMDKLRLEQGDAFCQEADVEITIF; this is encoded by the exons GCAGCACCTGTGCGCGCAGCAGGCGGAGCTGGACTACCTGTGTGGACGCCACGCAGATGCCCGCAGGGACTCCAGGCTG GCTTTCTACTACGACCTGGACAAG CAAACGCGCTGGGTGGAGAGGCACATCCGGAGGATGGAGTTCCACATCAGCAAG GTGGAGGAGCTGTATGAGGGCTACTGCGTCCAGTGCCGCCTGCGCGACGGGGCGACCAACATGCAGCGCGCCTTCTCCCAGGGCCCGCCCAGCCGCGCCTCCCGCGAGAGCCTGCAGGAGCTGGGCCGCAGCCTGCACGCGTGCGCCCAG GACATGTGGCTCATCGAGGGTGCGCTGGAGGTCCACCTGGGCGAGCTCCACGTCAGGATGAAAG GCTTGGTGGGCTATGCACGCCTCTGTCCAGGAGACCAGTACGAG GTGCTCATGCGCCTGGGCTGCCAGCGCTGGAGGCTGAAGGGCCGGATCGAGTCGGACGGCAGCCagacctgggaggaggaggagaaggcctTCGTCCCCACGCTGCACGAGAACCTGGAGATCAAG GTGACGGAGCTGCGCGGCCTGAGCTCGCTGGCGGTGGGCACCGTGACCTGCGACATCGCCGACTTCTTCACGACGCAGCCGCGGATGGTGGTGGTGGACGTCACGGAGCTGGGCACCATCAAGCTGCAGCTGGAGGTGCTGTGGAA CCCATTCGACTCCGAGAGCCTCCTGGTGTCACCCAGCCCCACAGGCAAGTTTTCCACGGGCAGCAGAAAGGGCTCCTTGTACCACTGGACTCCACCGAGCACCCCCAGCTTCCGGGAGAGATACTACCTG TCTGCCCTGCAGCAGCCAGTGCAGCAGGCCCCACTGCTCGGGGGGCCGCGGGCCCCCTCCATCCTCAGCTACCTGTCCGAAAGTGACCTCCAGGGCCCTAGCCTGCGAAGCCAGAGTCAGGAGCTGCCAGAGATGGACTCCTTCAGCTCCGAGGACCCCCGAGACACAGAGACCAGCACGTCAGCCTCCACCTCGGATGTGGCGGTCCTGCCCCTGGCCGCTGGCCCCGCTGCCTCCATCGAAGAAGAGGCCCAAGAGGGGTGCCCTCCCCTTGGCCTCCTGCCAGTGATGGCCCAACCGGCAGGCGGCTCGCTTGTGGAGCAGCCTGGCTGGAGGAACCTGGGCGCAGGGAGCCCCAACACGCCGCAGGCCGCCCTGTTCCACAGCTGCGCTCTCCCGAGCAGCCGGAAGGgccaggaaggaggagaaagtgGGGCTGGAGTGGACAGGCCTGCCGGAGCCCCCGAGAGGCCtctgcaggaggtcctggagttACTGAGGTCCACCGACCCCGCCCATCCCCAGCTCCGGGAGCTGGAGTACCAGGTCCTCGGCTTCAGGGACCGGCTACAG GCCCGGCAGGAGCCCGTCTCCACCGAGAGTCTGATGGACTGCATACTGGAGAGCTTCGCCTTCCTCAACGCCGACCTCGCGCCCGACGAGCTGTCCCTGTTTGGGGGCTCCCGGGATCCCCG GGAAGACCGGACCCCACCCGCGCCGTCCCGGAAGGCGCCCTCCAGGGAGCTCAGGGCGGGGGCGGGCGAGCTGGACGCGGTGCTCGTAGTCCACCTTCAGGTCTGCAAGGCCCTGCTGCAG AAACTGGCCTCCCCTAATTTGTCGAGGATGGTGCAGGATTGCCTTCTGGAAGAAGCGGCACAGCAAAAGCAAGTTCTGGAGACGCTCTCTGACCTTGATTTTGACAAGGTCGGCAAGGCGACGTCAGTTGAAGACA TCATCCCGCAGGCTTCGCGCAGGAAGGGCTGCCTGAAGCTGTGGCACGGATGCACCGGCCCCGGCGCAGTCCTGTCCTGCCCTGCCACCACGCTCCTGAGCCAGCTCAAGAGGACGTTCCTGCACAGAGTGCGAGGGAGACACTCAGGACAGCTGGAAACAG TGTGCCACAGGCTCCTGGAGCAGGTGGTCAGCTGCAGTGGGCTGCTCCCCACAGCCGGGCTCCCGGAGCAGCAGACCGTGACCTGGTTCCAGTTTCACAGCTACCTGCAGAAGCAGAGCGTCTCTGACCTGGAGACGCACTTCGCCCAGCTCACCAAGGAAG TCACCCTCACCCAGGAGCTGCTCTGCGCAGGGCAGGTCAAGACCGTCCGCAAGCTGCGGGGAAAGAGGCTGGGCCTGCTGCAGCCGCTGCCCCAGACCCTGAGAGCCTGGGCACTGCTGCAGCTCGACGGGCCCCCGAGGGTGTGCAGGGCGGCCAGGGCTCGCCTGGCCAGCGCGGCCAAGCACAGAAGCTTCCGGGAGAAG GCTCTGCTCTTCTACACCAACGCCCTGAGCGAGAGCGACGCCAGGCTCCAGCAGGCTGCGTGCACGGCGCTGCAGCAGCTCAGG GGCATCGAAAGCATTGATCAGATTGCCAGCCTGTGCCAGTCTGACCTGGAGGCCGTGCGGAATGCAGCCCGGGAAGCCACACTGTCATTTG GTGAAAAAGGACGCTCAGCTTTTGAGAAGATGGACAAACTTCGCTTAGAACAAGGAGACGCCTTTTGCCAGGAAGCAGATGTGGAAATCACGATATTTTAA
- the Ripor3 gene encoding RIPOR family member 3 isoform X3, protein MVTAMSVRVRFLSPGDAGAVGAVGRSASFAGFSGAQSRRIAKSLTRSSVRPRTPGRPSRTYGTLRKGSVCLDPQPQQVKRIFEALKRGLKQHLCAQQAELDYLCGRHADARRDSRLAFYYDLDKQTRWVERHIRRMEFHISKVEELYEGYCVQCRLRDGATNMQRAFSQGPPSRASRESLQELGRSLHACAQDMWLIEGALEVHLGELHVRMKGLVGYARLCPGDQYEVLMRLGCQRWRLKGRIESDGSQTWEEEEKAFVPTLHENLEIKVTELRGLSSLAVGTVTCDIADFFTTQPRMVVVDVTELGTIKLQLEVLWNPFDSESLLVSPSPTGKFSTGSRKGSLYHWTPPSTPSFRERYYLSALQQPVQQAPLLGGPRAPSILSYLSESDLQGPSLRSQSQELPEMDSFSSEDPRDTETSTSASTSDVAVLPLAAGPAASIEEEAQEGCPPLGLLPVMAQPAGGSLVEQPGWRNLGAGSPNTPQAALFHSCALPSSRKGQEGGESGAGVDRPAGAPERPLQEVLELLRSTDPAHPQLRELEYQVLGFRDRLQARQEPVSTESLMDCILESFAFLNADLAPDELSLFGGSRDPREDRTPPAPSRKAPSRELRAGAGELDAVLVVHLQVCKALLQKLASPNLSRMVQDCLLEEAAQQKQVLETLSDLDFDKVGKATSVEDIIPQASRRKGCLKLWHGCTGPGAVLSCPATTLLSQLKRTFLHRVRGRHSGQLETAGLPEQQTVTWFQFHSYLQKQSVSDLETHFAQLTKEVTLTQELLCAGQVKTVRKLRGKRLGLLQPLPQTLRAWALLQLDGPPRVCRAARARLASAAKHRSFREKALLFYTNALSESDARLQQAACTALQQLRGIESIDQIASLCQSDLEAVRNAAREATLSFGEKGRSAFEKMDKLRLEQGDAFCQEADVEITIF, encoded by the exons GCAGCACCTGTGCGCGCAGCAGGCGGAGCTGGACTACCTGTGTGGACGCCACGCAGATGCCCGCAGGGACTCCAGGCTG GCTTTCTACTACGACCTGGACAAG CAAACGCGCTGGGTGGAGAGGCACATCCGGAGGATGGAGTTCCACATCAGCAAG GTGGAGGAGCTGTATGAGGGCTACTGCGTCCAGTGCCGCCTGCGCGACGGGGCGACCAACATGCAGCGCGCCTTCTCCCAGGGCCCGCCCAGCCGCGCCTCCCGCGAGAGCCTGCAGGAGCTGGGCCGCAGCCTGCACGCGTGCGCCCAG GACATGTGGCTCATCGAGGGTGCGCTGGAGGTCCACCTGGGCGAGCTCCACGTCAGGATGAAAG GCTTGGTGGGCTATGCACGCCTCTGTCCAGGAGACCAGTACGAG GTGCTCATGCGCCTGGGCTGCCAGCGCTGGAGGCTGAAGGGCCGGATCGAGTCGGACGGCAGCCagacctgggaggaggaggagaaggcctTCGTCCCCACGCTGCACGAGAACCTGGAGATCAAG GTGACGGAGCTGCGCGGCCTGAGCTCGCTGGCGGTGGGCACCGTGACCTGCGACATCGCCGACTTCTTCACGACGCAGCCGCGGATGGTGGTGGTGGACGTCACGGAGCTGGGCACCATCAAGCTGCAGCTGGAGGTGCTGTGGAA CCCATTCGACTCCGAGAGCCTCCTGGTGTCACCCAGCCCCACAGGCAAGTTTTCCACGGGCAGCAGAAAGGGCTCCTTGTACCACTGGACTCCACCGAGCACCCCCAGCTTCCGGGAGAGATACTACCTG TCTGCCCTGCAGCAGCCAGTGCAGCAGGCCCCACTGCTCGGGGGGCCGCGGGCCCCCTCCATCCTCAGCTACCTGTCCGAAAGTGACCTCCAGGGCCCTAGCCTGCGAAGCCAGAGTCAGGAGCTGCCAGAGATGGACTCCTTCAGCTCCGAGGACCCCCGAGACACAGAGACCAGCACGTCAGCCTCCACCTCGGATGTGGCGGTCCTGCCCCTGGCCGCTGGCCCCGCTGCCTCCATCGAAGAAGAGGCCCAAGAGGGGTGCCCTCCCCTTGGCCTCCTGCCAGTGATGGCCCAACCGGCAGGCGGCTCGCTTGTGGAGCAGCCTGGCTGGAGGAACCTGGGCGCAGGGAGCCCCAACACGCCGCAGGCCGCCCTGTTCCACAGCTGCGCTCTCCCGAGCAGCCGGAAGGgccaggaaggaggagaaagtgGGGCTGGAGTGGACAGGCCTGCCGGAGCCCCCGAGAGGCCtctgcaggaggtcctggagttACTGAGGTCCACCGACCCCGCCCATCCCCAGCTCCGGGAGCTGGAGTACCAGGTCCTCGGCTTCAGGGACCGGCTACAG GCCCGGCAGGAGCCCGTCTCCACCGAGAGTCTGATGGACTGCATACTGGAGAGCTTCGCCTTCCTCAACGCCGACCTCGCGCCCGACGAGCTGTCCCTGTTTGGGGGCTCCCGGGATCCCCG GGAAGACCGGACCCCACCCGCGCCGTCCCGGAAGGCGCCCTCCAGGGAGCTCAGGGCGGGGGCGGGCGAGCTGGACGCGGTGCTCGTAGTCCACCTTCAGGTCTGCAAGGCCCTGCTGCAG AAACTGGCCTCCCCTAATTTGTCGAGGATGGTGCAGGATTGCCTTCTGGAAGAAGCGGCACAGCAAAAGCAAGTTCTGGAGACGCTCTCTGACCTTGATTTTGACAAGGTCGGCAAGGCGACGTCAGTTGAAGACA TCATCCCGCAGGCTTCGCGCAGGAAGGGCTGCCTGAAGCTGTGGCACGGATGCACCGGCCCCGGCGCAGTCCTGTCCTGCCCTGCCACCACGCTCCTGAGCCAGCTCAAGAGGACGTTCCTGCACAGAGTGCGAGGGAGACACTCAGGACAGCTGGAAACAG CCGGGCTCCCGGAGCAGCAGACCGTGACCTGGTTCCAGTTTCACAGCTACCTGCAGAAGCAGAGCGTCTCTGACCTGGAGACGCACTTCGCCCAGCTCACCAAGGAAG TCACCCTCACCCAGGAGCTGCTCTGCGCAGGGCAGGTCAAGACCGTCCGCAAGCTGCGGGGAAAGAGGCTGGGCCTGCTGCAGCCGCTGCCCCAGACCCTGAGAGCCTGGGCACTGCTGCAGCTCGACGGGCCCCCGAGGGTGTGCAGGGCGGCCAGGGCTCGCCTGGCCAGCGCGGCCAAGCACAGAAGCTTCCGGGAGAAG GCTCTGCTCTTCTACACCAACGCCCTGAGCGAGAGCGACGCCAGGCTCCAGCAGGCTGCGTGCACGGCGCTGCAGCAGCTCAGG GGCATCGAAAGCATTGATCAGATTGCCAGCCTGTGCCAGTCTGACCTGGAGGCCGTGCGGAATGCAGCCCGGGAAGCCACACTGTCATTTG GTGAAAAAGGACGCTCAGCTTTTGAGAAGATGGACAAACTTCGCTTAGAACAAGGAGACGCCTTTTGCCAGGAAGCAGATGTGGAAATCACGATATTTTAA
- the Ripor3 gene encoding RIPOR family member 3 isoform X4, with amino-acid sequence MVTAMSVRVRFLSPGDAGAVGAVGRSASFAGFSGAQSRRIAKSLTRSSVRPRTPGRPSRTYGTLRKGSVCLDPQPQQVKRIFEALKRGLKQHLCAQQAELDYLCGRHADARRDSRLAFYYDLDKQTRWVERHIRRMEFHISKVEELYEGYCVQCRLRDGATNMQRAFSQGPPSRASRESLQELGRSLHACAQDMWLIEGALEVHLGELHVRMKGLVGYARLCPGDQYEVLMRLGCQRWRLKGRIESDGSQTWEEEEKAFVPTLHENLEIKVTELRGLSSLAVGTVTCDIADFFTTQPRMVVVDVTELGTIKLQLEVLWNPFDSESLLVSPSPTGKFSTGSRKGSLYHWTPPSTPSFRERYYLSALQQPVQQAPLLGGPRAPSILSYLSESDLQGPSLRSQSQELPEMDSFSSEDPRDTETSTSASTSDVAVLPLAAGPAASIEEEAQEGCPPLGLLPVMAQPAGGSLVEQPGWRNLGAGSPNTPQAALFHSCALPSSRKGQEGGESGAGVDRPAGAPERPLQEVLELLRSTDPAHPQLRELEYQVLGFRDRLQARQEPVSTESLMDCILESFAFLNADLAPDELSLFGGSRDPREDRTPPAPSRKAPSRELRAGAGELDAVLVVHLQVCKALLQKLASPNLSRMVQDCLLEEAAQQKQVLETLSDLDFDKVGKATSVEDIIPQASRRKGCLKLWHGCTGPGAVLSCPATTLLSQLKRTFLHRVRGRHSGQLETVCHRLLEQVVSCSGLLPTAGLPEQQTVTWFQFHSYLQKQSVSDLETHFAQLTKEGPWTSFCSALSHPHPGAALRRAGQDRPQAAGKEAGPAAAAAPDPESLGTAAARRAPEGVQGGQGSPGQRGQAQKLPGEGSALLHQRPERERRQAPAGCVHGAAAAQGHRKH; translated from the exons GCAGCACCTGTGCGCGCAGCAGGCGGAGCTGGACTACCTGTGTGGACGCCACGCAGATGCCCGCAGGGACTCCAGGCTG GCTTTCTACTACGACCTGGACAAG CAAACGCGCTGGGTGGAGAGGCACATCCGGAGGATGGAGTTCCACATCAGCAAG GTGGAGGAGCTGTATGAGGGCTACTGCGTCCAGTGCCGCCTGCGCGACGGGGCGACCAACATGCAGCGCGCCTTCTCCCAGGGCCCGCCCAGCCGCGCCTCCCGCGAGAGCCTGCAGGAGCTGGGCCGCAGCCTGCACGCGTGCGCCCAG GACATGTGGCTCATCGAGGGTGCGCTGGAGGTCCACCTGGGCGAGCTCCACGTCAGGATGAAAG GCTTGGTGGGCTATGCACGCCTCTGTCCAGGAGACCAGTACGAG GTGCTCATGCGCCTGGGCTGCCAGCGCTGGAGGCTGAAGGGCCGGATCGAGTCGGACGGCAGCCagacctgggaggaggaggagaaggcctTCGTCCCCACGCTGCACGAGAACCTGGAGATCAAG GTGACGGAGCTGCGCGGCCTGAGCTCGCTGGCGGTGGGCACCGTGACCTGCGACATCGCCGACTTCTTCACGACGCAGCCGCGGATGGTGGTGGTGGACGTCACGGAGCTGGGCACCATCAAGCTGCAGCTGGAGGTGCTGTGGAA CCCATTCGACTCCGAGAGCCTCCTGGTGTCACCCAGCCCCACAGGCAAGTTTTCCACGGGCAGCAGAAAGGGCTCCTTGTACCACTGGACTCCACCGAGCACCCCCAGCTTCCGGGAGAGATACTACCTG TCTGCCCTGCAGCAGCCAGTGCAGCAGGCCCCACTGCTCGGGGGGCCGCGGGCCCCCTCCATCCTCAGCTACCTGTCCGAAAGTGACCTCCAGGGCCCTAGCCTGCGAAGCCAGAGTCAGGAGCTGCCAGAGATGGACTCCTTCAGCTCCGAGGACCCCCGAGACACAGAGACCAGCACGTCAGCCTCCACCTCGGATGTGGCGGTCCTGCCCCTGGCCGCTGGCCCCGCTGCCTCCATCGAAGAAGAGGCCCAAGAGGGGTGCCCTCCCCTTGGCCTCCTGCCAGTGATGGCCCAACCGGCAGGCGGCTCGCTTGTGGAGCAGCCTGGCTGGAGGAACCTGGGCGCAGGGAGCCCCAACACGCCGCAGGCCGCCCTGTTCCACAGCTGCGCTCTCCCGAGCAGCCGGAAGGgccaggaaggaggagaaagtgGGGCTGGAGTGGACAGGCCTGCCGGAGCCCCCGAGAGGCCtctgcaggaggtcctggagttACTGAGGTCCACCGACCCCGCCCATCCCCAGCTCCGGGAGCTGGAGTACCAGGTCCTCGGCTTCAGGGACCGGCTACAG GCCCGGCAGGAGCCCGTCTCCACCGAGAGTCTGATGGACTGCATACTGGAGAGCTTCGCCTTCCTCAACGCCGACCTCGCGCCCGACGAGCTGTCCCTGTTTGGGGGCTCCCGGGATCCCCG GGAAGACCGGACCCCACCCGCGCCGTCCCGGAAGGCGCCCTCCAGGGAGCTCAGGGCGGGGGCGGGCGAGCTGGACGCGGTGCTCGTAGTCCACCTTCAGGTCTGCAAGGCCCTGCTGCAG AAACTGGCCTCCCCTAATTTGTCGAGGATGGTGCAGGATTGCCTTCTGGAAGAAGCGGCACAGCAAAAGCAAGTTCTGGAGACGCTCTCTGACCTTGATTTTGACAAGGTCGGCAAGGCGACGTCAGTTGAAGACA TCATCCCGCAGGCTTCGCGCAGGAAGGGCTGCCTGAAGCTGTGGCACGGATGCACCGGCCCCGGCGCAGTCCTGTCCTGCCCTGCCACCACGCTCCTGAGCCAGCTCAAGAGGACGTTCCTGCACAGAGTGCGAGGGAGACACTCAGGACAGCTGGAAACAG TGTGCCACAGGCTCCTGGAGCAGGTGGTCAGCTGCAGTGGGCTGCTCCCCACAGCCGGGCTCCCGGAGCAGCAGACCGTGACCTGGTTCCAGTTTCACAGCTACCTGCAGAAGCAGAGCGTCTCTGACCTGGAGACGCACTTCGCCCAGCTCACCAAGGAAG GACCCTGGACTTCCTTCTGCTCTGCCCTCAGTCACCCTCACCCAGGAGCTGCTCTGCGCAGGGCAGGTCAAGACCGTCCGCAAGCTGCGGGGAAAGAGGCTGGGCCTGCTGCAGCCGCTGCCCCAGACCCTGAGAGCCTGGGCACTGCTGCAGCTCGACGGGCCCCCGAGGGTGTGCAGGGCGGCCAGGGCTCGCCTGGCCAGCGCGGCCAAGCACAGAAGCTTCCGGGAGAAG GCTCTGCTCTTCTACACCAACGCCCTGAGCGAGAGCGACGCCAGGCTCCAGCAGGCTGCGTGCACGGCGCTGCAGCAGCTCAGG GGCATCGAAAGCATTGA